The following proteins are encoded in a genomic region of Micromonospora olivasterospora:
- a CDS encoding acyl-CoA dehydrogenase family protein, with protein MFDLALNDSQISLRDELQELAAQTLRPFAAIAEEKGSVPSEFASALSRVSMPGSDGFAGGTGDPLSFAIAAEKLAWADPALALGWVTSRQVAWIIAACGTEDQRETYLPRLAESPLAPASLMLFEGYGRAPSEIETRARRDGDEWVVSGEKTAVAFAGESGVSVIIARDDTDRLVGFVVEGAPSAVTFEGTDDRRVALAALGLATTARIDDLRLPASAELGRDGLVGAVSVSRLVQAAVSLGSAEATTRYAADWGRERVAFGRPLVGFQGVSFVLADLFMEIETLRLALWEALTRSPDAEDAELQVSRCVAQIGKLYRNAAREGVQLMGVHGVIADHPAERVYRSAAVLSAIDFDPLLSPLVLGR; from the coding sequence GTGTTCGATCTTGCTCTGAACGACAGTCAGATCTCCCTGCGCGACGAGCTGCAGGAGCTCGCGGCGCAGACGCTGCGGCCCTTCGCCGCCATCGCGGAGGAGAAGGGTTCGGTGCCCAGCGAGTTTGCCAGTGCACTCAGCCGGGTCTCGATGCCCGGCTCGGACGGGTTCGCCGGCGGGACGGGGGACCCGCTGAGCTTCGCGATCGCGGCCGAGAAGCTCGCATGGGCAGACCCCGCGCTTGCGCTGGGCTGGGTGACCTCTCGGCAGGTCGCCTGGATCATCGCCGCGTGCGGCACCGAGGACCAGCGCGAGACCTACCTGCCCAGGCTCGCGGAGTCCCCCCTGGCCCCGGCGAGCCTGATGCTCTTCGAGGGCTACGGTCGTGCTCCGTCCGAGATCGAGACGAGGGCCCGGCGTGACGGCGACGAGTGGGTCGTCTCCGGCGAGAAGACGGCGGTCGCGTTCGCTGGCGAGTCTGGCGTGTCCGTGATCATCGCCCGCGACGACACCGACCGGCTGGTCGGCTTCGTGGTGGAAGGTGCCCCGTCGGCCGTCACCTTCGAAGGCACGGATGATCGCCGCGTCGCGCTGGCAGCCCTCGGGTTGGCCACCACCGCGAGGATCGACGACCTGCGACTGCCCGCCTCGGCCGAGCTCGGACGAGATGGTCTCGTGGGTGCGGTCTCCGTGTCTCGCCTCGTTCAGGCCGCCGTCTCACTCGGCAGCGCGGAGGCGACGACGCGGTACGCGGCCGACTGGGGCCGCGAGCGGGTCGCGTTCGGCAGGCCGCTGGTCGGCTTCCAGGGTGTCTCCTTCGTCCTCGCCGATCTGTTCATGGAGATCGAGACCCTTCGCCTCGCCCTGTGGGAGGCCCTCACCCGGTCACCCGATGCTGAGGACGCGGAGCTGCAGGTGTCGCGGTGCGTGGCACAGATCGGCAAGCTCTACCGGAACGCCGCTCGCGAGGGCGTCCAGCTCATGGGCGTGCACGGCGTCATCGCCGACCATCCGGCCGAGCGGGTGTACCGCAGTGCGGCCGTGCT
- a CDS encoding IclR family transcriptional regulator domain-containing protein — translation MALSSSERLQRAHYVRVPLAGLFERTGATVHLGVLDGDEVVHLEKLTARGGAAGPTRVGGQVPATCTAVGKSLLPISGAATVRTILVKPMPRARRSSMVLPRLLLQRIEASARRGWPAIEAGLRSRRVTPSGLLCRGTRLLRPQAVAAVSLAGVPARVLAPSDAAEVRRTVQQIADRLPVEALRST, via the coding sequence TTGGCGCTCAGCTCGTCGGAGCGGCTCCAGCGGGCCCATTACGTCAGGGTGCCGCTGGCGGGACTCTTCGAACGTACCGGGGCGACCGTGCATCTGGGGGTGTTGGACGGCGACGAGGTGGTGCACCTGGAGAAGCTCACCGCCAGGGGAGGCGCCGCTGGGCCGACACGGGTGGGCGGGCAAGTGCCGGCCACCTGCACGGCCGTGGGCAAGTCGTTGCTGCCCATCAGCGGGGCCGCGACGGTGCGGACGATCCTGGTCAAGCCGATGCCTCGCGCCCGCCGGTCGTCCATGGTGCTGCCTCGCCTGTTGCTCCAGCGGATCGAGGCATCCGCACGACGAGGCTGGCCTGCGATCGAGGCTGGCCTACGATCGAGAAGAGTCACGCCAAGCGGTCTTCTGTGTCGCGGCACTCGTCTTTTAAGGCCGCAGGCCGTGGCCGCGGTGTCGCTGGCCGGCGTGCCGGCCCGCGTCCTCGCACCGAGCGATGCCGCGGAGGTCCGCCGCACCGTGCAACAGATCGCCGACCGGTTGCCGGTCGAGGCCTTACGCAGCACGTGA
- a CDS encoding alpha/beta fold hydrolase yields the protein MSSAAQQTAPAVRVKRVGVGDLEFNVNESGDPGSPTLLFLHGSGPGATAASNWQAILEELADDFHCVAPDVIGFGDSSQPDPRPAALGPYTQLRVETLVGLVDAMGIDTFTVVGNSMGGMWALGMVRDIPERVDRLVLMGSGGAPLPVGPSLPKLIGFYDEPTVDAMAALLTDFVYEPSMFGDRLHEIAAERLPRALRPEVEASHRATFTFEVPWDFTPSDLAAIQQETLVIHGRDDRFVTFDAGVYYFTHIPNARIYGIGKCGHWAQIEHHDRFVAVLREFLAGAV from the coding sequence ATGAGTAGCGCAGCGCAGCAGACAGCGCCCGCGGTCCGCGTGAAGCGCGTCGGTGTCGGCGACCTGGAGTTCAACGTCAACGAGTCGGGTGACCCAGGCTCGCCGACGCTGCTGTTCCTGCACGGGTCGGGTCCAGGAGCGACCGCGGCGTCCAACTGGCAGGCGATCCTCGAGGAGTTGGCCGATGACTTCCACTGCGTCGCGCCCGACGTGATCGGCTTCGGCGACTCAAGCCAGCCCGATCCGCGCCCCGCCGCTCTCGGGCCGTACACCCAGCTTCGGGTCGAGACGCTGGTAGGACTGGTCGACGCGATGGGGATCGACACCTTCACCGTCGTGGGCAACTCGATGGGCGGGATGTGGGCGCTCGGCATGGTGCGAGACATCCCTGAGCGGGTGGATCGGTTGGTGCTGATGGGCTCCGGTGGTGCCCCACTGCCGGTCGGCCCTTCGCTGCCGAAGCTGATCGGGTTCTACGACGAGCCAACTGTCGATGCAATGGCGGCGCTGCTGACCGACTTCGTCTACGAGCCGTCGATGTTCGGTGACCGCCTGCACGAGATCGCCGCCGAGCGTCTTCCGCGGGCGTTGCGCCCCGAGGTCGAGGCATCGCACCGGGCGACGTTCACCTTCGAGGTTCCGTGGGACTTCACCCCGTCCGACCTCGCGGCGATCCAGCAGGAGACGCTGGTCATCCACGGCCGTGACGATCGATTCGTAACGTTTGACGCCGGGGTCTACTACTTCACGCACATCCCGAACGCCCGCATCTACGGGATCGGCAAGTGCGGTCATTGGGCGCAGATCGAGCATCACGATCGGTTCGTCGCCGTGCTCCGCGAATTCCTGGCAGGAGCAGTGTAG
- a CDS encoding ABC transporter ATP-binding protein: MSQSPIDTTSAPENDAALLVSDLSVGYGQTDVLRGVSLRVDAGSVTALVGPNGAGKTTLLRAVSGLLPVKEGSVQFFGDDVTRLEPFRRAQQGLCHIPEGRAVYRSLTVRENLQLQASPDRETEAIERAVAAFPILGDRLGQQAGTMSGGEQQMLAMAAAYVRDVRLIVVDEPSLGLSPVMVDKIYEFLGAMATGGTALLLIDQFVDRAMAMADAAYVMRRGEIVFDGEPATLMAGDVFDHYVGG; this comes from the coding sequence ATGAGCCAGAGCCCGATCGACACGACGAGTGCTCCCGAGAACGACGCGGCGCTGCTCGTCTCGGACCTGAGCGTCGGCTACGGGCAGACAGACGTCCTGCGCGGCGTCTCGCTGCGGGTGGACGCCGGGTCGGTGACGGCCCTCGTCGGACCCAACGGCGCGGGAAAGACCACTCTGCTTCGGGCCGTCAGCGGGCTGCTGCCGGTCAAGGAGGGCAGCGTCCAGTTCTTCGGCGACGACGTCACGCGACTCGAGCCGTTCCGGCGCGCGCAGCAGGGTCTGTGCCACATCCCGGAGGGCAGGGCCGTCTATCGCTCCCTGACCGTCCGGGAGAACCTCCAGCTGCAGGCCTCGCCGGACCGTGAGACCGAGGCGATCGAGCGTGCAGTGGCCGCCTTCCCGATCCTAGGGGATCGGCTCGGCCAGCAGGCCGGCACGATGAGTGGCGGTGAGCAGCAGATGCTGGCCATGGCCGCGGCGTACGTCAGGGACGTGCGGCTGATCGTGGTCGACGAGCCCTCCTTGGGCCTCTCGCCGGTGATGGTCGACAAGATCTATGAGTTCCTCGGAGCCATGGCAACAGGCGGAACGGCGCTCCTGCTCATCGACCAGTTCGTGGACCGGGCGATGGCCATGGCCGACGCAGCGTACGTCATGCGGCGTGGCGAGATCGTGTTCGACGGGGAGCCTGCGACGCTCATGGCCGGTGACGTGTTCGATCACTATGTAGGAGGCTGA
- a CDS encoding branched-chain amino acid ABC transporter permease/ATP-binding protein, giving the protein MSSLLPYIIAGITTGAVYGLAGSGLVITYKTSGIFNFAHGAIAAVAAYLFYWLWQVHGVPWPIAFALAVPVLGAVLGVVLELVGRHIVHRRVALQIVGTVGMILMVQALATLKFGPDPLRMDQYLPGGKSTFDLAGVNIGWDQLQVTCVAVLAAAALYTFFRRSRMGLAMRAVVDDDALVGLHGTNPNRVRRAAWIIGSTLASASGVLLAPMVGLESIALTYLVVSAIGAAAFGGFTSIPLTSVGGLVLGVVAALLQRWTIEVSWLSGLPISLPFIVLLVALMVTPKRKLGEARQTQQRIVVRTRAPGSVMAIMAVIVVGLLALAPRYAELELINYMHGLTLMIMLLSLGLLVRTSGQVSMCHAAFAGIGAFTFSQIVTQAGLGWAPAVLLGALVVVPVAALVALPAIRLRGLFLALATLAFGIAVERLVYPLDFAFGNDGVGRLMPRPSWAETDEAFYYLLLSITVATAVFMYLIDRGRLGRMLRGLSESPTAVQAMGLTTSSIKVLVFALSGFFAGLSGILYGTTVSYATYVDANYTSFHSLVLLVIFVIAPLGAPWYAIFGLPVAILPAYLHGEGLENWLNLLFGAFAVAVSLQGGAAPLPKRFSDLLARFAWSPQGRSVTLADLPSVPGAAPRPPGADGLDVRELRVHFGGLRAVDGVTISAPMGRVTGLIGPNGAGKTTMFNACSGLVRSTTGRVLLHGEDIGGLSAQRRARAGLGRTFQVTELCGSLTVRENVAMGREAAAAGWNPLSQMAVRVAPGERSVVAAATESALELCGIAALAEVPAGNLSTGERRLVEVARCLAGDFDVLMLDEPSAGLDHAESDRLRAVLERVVQERNCAILLVEHDMAFVMQVCDYLYVIDFGKPLFEGTPAEVAASAVVQAAYLGSSFAQHLPKADNCLVTGGTP; this is encoded by the coding sequence ATGAGCAGTCTCCTGCCCTACATCATCGCCGGCATCACGACGGGTGCCGTCTACGGCCTCGCCGGCTCCGGACTCGTGATCACCTACAAGACCTCGGGCATCTTCAACTTCGCGCACGGCGCCATCGCCGCGGTCGCCGCGTACCTCTTCTACTGGCTCTGGCAGGTCCACGGGGTGCCATGGCCCATCGCGTTCGCCCTCGCCGTTCCGGTGCTGGGTGCCGTCCTGGGGGTGGTGCTGGAGCTGGTGGGACGCCACATTGTGCACCGCCGGGTCGCGCTGCAGATCGTCGGCACGGTCGGCATGATCCTCATGGTCCAGGCGCTCGCCACCCTAAAGTTCGGCCCGGATCCGCTCCGGATGGATCAGTACCTGCCGGGCGGCAAGTCGACCTTCGACCTCGCCGGCGTCAACATCGGCTGGGATCAGCTCCAGGTGACGTGCGTGGCGGTGCTCGCCGCGGCGGCTCTCTACACGTTCTTCCGTCGGTCCCGCATGGGGCTGGCAATGCGGGCGGTGGTCGACGACGACGCACTCGTCGGTCTCCACGGCACGAACCCGAACCGGGTCCGTCGCGCGGCCTGGATCATCGGATCGACGTTGGCGTCCGCGTCCGGGGTCCTGCTGGCCCCGATGGTCGGTCTGGAGTCGATCGCGCTGACCTATCTCGTGGTCTCCGCGATCGGTGCAGCCGCCTTCGGCGGCTTCACCAGCATTCCGTTGACGTCCGTGGGCGGACTCGTGCTCGGCGTCGTAGCGGCGCTGCTGCAGCGATGGACGATCGAGGTCTCCTGGCTGTCGGGCCTGCCGATTAGCCTGCCCTTCATCGTCCTGCTCGTGGCGCTGATGGTCACTCCGAAGCGGAAGCTCGGCGAAGCGCGTCAGACCCAGCAACGCATCGTGGTGCGGACGCGAGCGCCGGGATCCGTGATGGCGATCATGGCGGTCATCGTCGTGGGTCTGCTGGCCCTGGCTCCACGGTACGCCGAGCTGGAGCTGATCAACTACATGCACGGACTGACGCTGATGATCATGCTCCTGTCGCTGGGGCTGCTTGTGCGGACCTCCGGTCAGGTATCCATGTGTCACGCCGCGTTTGCGGGCATCGGTGCCTTCACATTCTCCCAGATCGTTACCCAGGCGGGGCTTGGCTGGGCCCCTGCCGTGCTGCTGGGCGCCTTGGTCGTGGTCCCCGTGGCTGCGCTCGTGGCCCTTCCGGCGATTCGTCTGAGGGGACTGTTCCTCGCTCTGGCGACCCTGGCGTTCGGCATTGCGGTCGAGCGGTTGGTCTATCCGCTCGACTTCGCCTTCGGGAACGACGGCGTGGGCCGTCTGATGCCGAGGCCATCGTGGGCCGAGACCGACGAGGCGTTCTACTACCTCCTACTCTCGATCACGGTCGCGACAGCCGTCTTCATGTACCTGATCGACCGCGGCCGACTGGGGCGCATGCTGCGTGGGCTCTCGGAGTCTCCGACGGCGGTCCAGGCGATGGGGCTCACCACGAGCAGCATCAAGGTCCTCGTGTTCGCTCTATCGGGCTTCTTCGCTGGCCTCTCGGGGATCCTGTACGGCACAACCGTCAGCTACGCGACCTACGTCGACGCGAACTACACGTCGTTCCACTCGCTCGTCCTGCTGGTGATCTTCGTGATCGCACCGCTGGGCGCGCCCTGGTACGCGATCTTCGGACTGCCCGTCGCGATCCTTCCGGCCTACCTGCACGGCGAGGGCCTCGAAAACTGGCTGAACCTCCTCTTCGGAGCGTTCGCCGTCGCGGTCTCCCTGCAGGGCGGCGCGGCCCCGCTGCCGAAGCGCTTCAGCGACCTCCTCGCCAGGTTCGCATGGTCGCCACAGGGCCGGTCCGTCACGCTGGCGGACCTGCCGTCGGTTCCAGGTGCGGCACCGCGCCCGCCCGGGGCGGATGGTCTCGACGTGCGCGAACTGAGAGTCCACTTCGGCGGTCTGCGTGCTGTCGACGGAGTGACCATCTCGGCACCGATGGGTCGGGTCACCGGCCTCATCGGTCCCAACGGCGCGGGCAAGACGACGATGTTCAACGCCTGCAGCGGCCTGGTGCGTTCCACGACGGGGCGCGTGCTGCTCCACGGGGAGGACATCGGCGGCCTCAGCGCGCAACGCCGGGCACGTGCGGGTCTGGGGCGCACGTTCCAGGTCACGGAGCTCTGCGGCTCGTTGACCGTGCGGGAAAACGTGGCCATGGGGCGGGAGGCGGCGGCGGCTGGGTGGAATCCCTTGTCGCAGATGGCCGTACGTGTCGCTCCCGGCGAGCGGAGCGTGGTCGCGGCCGCGACCGAGTCGGCGCTGGAGTTGTGTGGCATCGCCGCCCTGGCTGAGGTACCCGCAGGCAACCTGTCGACGGGCGAACGCCGCCTCGTCGAGGTGGCGCGCTGCCTGGCCGGCGACTTCGACGTGCTCATGCTGGACGAGCCATCGGCGGGTCTGGACCACGCCGAGAGCGATCGACTCCGAGCGGTGCTTGAGCGGGTCGTGCAGGAGAGAAACTGCGCGATCCTACTCGTCGAGCACGACATGGCGTTCGTGATGCAGGTGTGCGACTACCTGTACGTCATCGACTTCGGCAAGCCGTTGTTCGAGGGAACTCCCGCCGAGGTCGCGGCCAGCGCAGTGGTGCAGGCGGCCTACCTGGGATCGTCCTTCGCCCAGCACCTGCCGAAGGCCGACAACTGTCTCGTCACCGGAGGGACACCATGA
- a CDS encoding ABC transporter substrate-binding protein: protein MSTFAAFIVTTALIVTACGGSNDDGGTASAGPIKIGVATSVTGHSASLVGMTAPVAEAWAKYANELGGIGGHEVEIVIGDTKADPAAGLTVARQLVQRDKVSAVIVADSTAEAPVLEYLEKSGVPVLGLSYAPGAVGKLSNLYAATTAAETYVPAVVTAAKSHGVKKLGNVYCAESPICAGVSDVYSAASEKLGIEYDSGPKVTSSAPDYTAECLQLIDMKVDEIQLDLSPVPGSRVAEACIRQGYAGVFGTTTASFNQDSMSKVKGVTFIGPINSFPWWIDHPGVKAFNDAMSKHAGKTVTRTPVATSTWVQLELLRKALDGTDVADVSPAGVKKALSGVKDETLGGLLPQPLTFTENGPQPKINCFWMAEYTAGDASPKLLPAQGESGNGETGELASTCL, encoded by the coding sequence ATGTCCACCTTTGCGGCATTCATCGTGACCACGGCACTCATAGTCACCGCGTGTGGCGGCAGTAACGACGACGGCGGTACGGCTTCGGCAGGGCCCATCAAGATCGGTGTGGCCACCTCGGTCACTGGCCACAGCGCAAGCCTCGTCGGCATGACGGCCCCGGTCGCTGAGGCGTGGGCCAAGTACGCCAACGAGCTCGGTGGCATCGGGGGCCACGAGGTCGAAATTGTCATCGGAGACACCAAGGCGGACCCCGCTGCGGGTCTCACCGTGGCCCGGCAGTTGGTGCAACGCGACAAGGTGTCGGCCGTCATCGTCGCCGACAGCACGGCGGAGGCGCCGGTGCTAGAGTACCTGGAGAAGTCCGGCGTGCCGGTGCTCGGTCTGTCGTACGCACCCGGTGCCGTGGGCAAGCTTAGCAATCTCTACGCCGCAACGACAGCAGCCGAGACTTATGTGCCCGCGGTCGTCACGGCCGCAAAGTCACACGGGGTCAAGAAGCTCGGGAACGTGTACTGTGCCGAGTCCCCGATCTGCGCCGGCGTCAGCGACGTGTACTCAGCCGCGTCCGAGAAGCTAGGCATCGAGTACGACTCGGGCCCGAAGGTGACGTCGTCCGCCCCTGACTATACGGCCGAGTGCCTGCAGCTCATCGACATGAAGGTCGACGAGATCCAGCTCGACCTCTCGCCGGTGCCCGGCAGCCGCGTGGCTGAGGCGTGCATCCGCCAGGGATACGCGGGCGTCTTCGGCACGACGACGGCCAGCTTCAACCAGGACTCCATGTCGAAGGTCAAGGGCGTCACGTTCATCGGGCCGATCAACTCGTTCCCGTGGTGGATCGATCACCCCGGCGTCAAGGCCTTCAACGACGCGATGAGCAAGCACGCGGGCAAGACCGTCACCCGGACGCCGGTCGCCACCTCCACGTGGGTGCAGCTCGAGCTGCTCCGCAAGGCGCTGGACGGCACCGACGTGGCCGACGTCTCACCCGCGGGGGTCAAGAAGGCGCTGAGCGGCGTGAAGGACGAGACGCTCGGCGGGCTCCTGCCCCAGCCCCTGACCTTTACGGAGAACGGCCCTCAGCCGAAGATCAACTGCTTTTGGATGGCTGAGTATACCGCCGGTGACGCATCGCCGAAGCTGCTCCCCGCACAGGGCGAGTCGGGCAACGGTGAGACGGGCGAGCTCGCCTCGACCTGCCTGTAG
- a CDS encoding AMP-binding protein, translated as MNDPKDAGASHDFEDFTLTSLLRRQVDERPGFSAVRDEACEFTYADLWTSAAKLAGGLSSLGVAEGDHVLLMLDNSADYALAVIAVNFLGGVSVPVNTMHKGTILEHVIRDSGATKAIVEANHFDTFLVACAEPMKTIVVRGDLGATPAIPATRLATFAEVAAAEAVVPLERKVWDTLLIGYTSGTTGSSKGVKLSNGYALTVSHPVELQKVTWSDPVFYVVCPMFHITGLAGGLFAAITAGGTTHIASRFSASTFAEDATRAGATATTLVGTMADFLLRQPPKPSDADCSLRSVAMIPVHPRVEEFADRFGVEVRTSFGSTESNAILTVDDREGIARRSCGKPRRGFDVRIVDEHDMEVPPGTVGEVIARSDRPWLIGGEYLGNVEANARAWRNGWFHTGDLLKRDADGYHYFVDRTKDAIRRRGENISSVEVEREVLAHPEVEVCAAVAVDAEHMEQEVKIYVVRRAGSTLTEEVLVKFLIDRMPRYSVPRYVKFVEDLPRTATAKIRKDLLRKESNDDVWDRETAGVQVPR; from the coding sequence ATGAACGACCCGAAGGATGCTGGCGCATCGCACGATTTTGAGGACTTCACGCTGACGTCGCTGCTGCGGCGACAGGTCGACGAGCGGCCGGGATTCAGCGCGGTCCGCGACGAGGCATGCGAGTTCACCTACGCGGATCTGTGGACAAGCGCCGCGAAGCTGGCCGGAGGTCTTTCGTCGTTGGGCGTCGCCGAAGGCGACCACGTCCTCCTCATGCTCGACAACTCCGCGGACTATGCGCTCGCCGTCATCGCCGTCAACTTTCTGGGTGGTGTGAGCGTCCCGGTCAACACGATGCACAAGGGAACCATCCTCGAGCATGTCATTCGTGACAGCGGAGCGACGAAGGCAATCGTCGAGGCGAATCACTTTGACACCTTCCTGGTCGCCTGCGCCGAACCGATGAAGACGATCGTCGTCCGCGGGGACCTCGGCGCCACGCCGGCGATCCCGGCGACGCGCCTGGCCACCTTCGCCGAGGTTGCCGCCGCCGAGGCGGTGGTCCCCTTGGAGCGCAAGGTGTGGGACACCCTGCTCATCGGATACACGTCGGGCACGACCGGCAGTTCGAAGGGCGTCAAGCTGTCCAACGGGTACGCGCTGACCGTCAGCCATCCTGTGGAGCTCCAGAAGGTCACGTGGAGCGACCCGGTGTTCTACGTCGTCTGTCCCATGTTCCACATCACCGGGTTGGCTGGTGGCCTGTTCGCTGCGATCACGGCCGGAGGAACCACGCACATCGCGAGCCGCTTCAGTGCCAGTACGTTTGCCGAAGACGCGACTCGCGCCGGCGCGACCGCGACGACGCTGGTCGGCACCATGGCCGACTTCCTTCTGCGCCAGCCCCCGAAGCCGTCGGATGCCGACTGCAGCCTGCGCAGCGTGGCCATGATCCCGGTGCACCCGCGGGTCGAAGAGTTCGCCGACCGCTTCGGCGTGGAGGTTCGGACGTCGTTCGGCTCCACGGAGTCGAACGCCATCCTCACCGTGGACGACCGTGAGGGGATCGCTCGCAGGTCCTGTGGCAAGCCACGGAGGGGTTTCGACGTCCGCATCGTCGATGAGCACGACATGGAGGTGCCTCCCGGAACGGTCGGAGAGGTCATCGCACGCAGCGACCGCCCTTGGCTCATCGGTGGGGAGTACCTCGGGAACGTCGAGGCCAACGCGAGGGCATGGCGCAACGGATGGTTCCACACTGGCGACCTGCTCAAGCGCGACGCGGACGGCTACCACTACTTCGTTGACCGCACCAAGGACGCCATCCGTCGACGCGGAGAGAACATCTCCTCGGTTGAGGTGGAGCGCGAGGTGCTCGCCCATCCTGAGGTCGAGGTGTGCGCCGCGGTGGCGGTCGATGCCGAGCACATGGAGCAGGAGGTGAAGATCTACGTCGTTCGTCGCGCCGGCTCGACGCTGACCGAGGAGGTGCTGGTCAAGTTCCTCATCGACCGGATGCCCCGCTACTCGGTCCCGCGGTACGTGAAGTTCGTCGAGGACCTCCCGCGCACCGCCACGGCGAAGATCCGCAAGGACCTCTTGCGCAAGGAGTCGAACGACGACGTCTGGGATCGGGAGACCGCTGGAGTCCAGGTGCCTCGCTGA
- a CDS encoding amino acid transporter: MSVSARDRVREREKRQLRGWLLADTAARPAREGPYARPPQQRRHAWWKVMCLTGVDYFSTLGYQPGIAALAAGVLSPIATLVLVLVTLLGALPVYRRVAHDSPHGEGSIAMLVRLLTYWQGKVFVLVLLGFAATDFIITITLSAADATAHIDENPFWPDSLRGHPVIVTLLLVALLGAVFLKGFTEAIGIAVGLVGVYLALNAVVVVDGLWRVLTHPTVVGDWTTALTAQHGDPLLMIGIALLVFPKLALGLSGFETGVAVMPHIKGDPDDTDATPAGRIRGARRLLTTAAVIMSIFLVTSSIVTTVLIPADAFKPGGPANGRALAYLAHQHLGGVFGTVYDLSTIAILWFAGASAMAGLLNLVPRYLPRYGMAPTWARAVRPLVLVFTAVAFLITVIFNASVDAQGGAYATGVLVLITSAATAVTLSARHRRQHGRTVAFGIIAVIFVYTTIANVVERPDGVKIAAAFIAGIIAVSLLSRLFRAFELRVEAVELDATARRFVVDCARRRIRLIAHESSTGNPAEYRDKLAQIVKDNDFPADSDVIFVEVTVTDPSDFETELHVSGAIVHGRYRVLRLASSSVPNALAALLLHIRDLTHRRPHIYFEWTEGNPAGNFLRYLVFGQGEIAPVTREILRRQEPDPTRRPHVHTG; this comes from the coding sequence ATGAGCGTCAGCGCGCGCGACCGGGTACGGGAACGGGAGAAACGCCAACTGCGGGGCTGGTTGCTGGCCGACACGGCTGCCCGCCCGGCTCGGGAGGGCCCGTACGCCCGCCCGCCGCAGCAGCGCCGCCACGCCTGGTGGAAGGTCATGTGCCTGACCGGCGTGGACTACTTCTCCACCCTCGGCTATCAGCCGGGCATCGCGGCGCTGGCCGCCGGCGTGCTGTCCCCGATCGCAACCCTGGTGCTGGTCCTGGTCACCCTGCTCGGGGCGCTGCCGGTCTACCGGCGGGTCGCGCACGACAGCCCGCACGGTGAGGGCTCCATCGCGATGCTGGTGCGGCTGCTGACCTACTGGCAGGGCAAGGTGTTCGTGCTGGTTCTGCTCGGCTTCGCGGCGACCGACTTCATCATCACCATCACCCTGTCGGCGGCCGATGCCACCGCGCACATCGATGAGAACCCGTTCTGGCCAGACAGCCTGCGCGGCCACCCGGTGATCGTCACGCTCCTGCTGGTGGCGCTGCTCGGCGCGGTGTTCCTCAAGGGATTCACCGAGGCGATCGGCATCGCCGTCGGGCTGGTGGGGGTATACCTGGCACTCAACGCCGTGGTGGTGGTCGACGGGCTCTGGCGGGTGCTCACTCACCCCACCGTGGTCGGCGACTGGACCACCGCACTGACCGCGCAGCACGGCGACCCGCTACTCATGATCGGCATCGCGCTGCTCGTCTTTCCCAAGCTCGCGCTGGGCCTGTCCGGCTTCGAGACCGGCGTCGCGGTCATGCCGCACATCAAGGGCGACCCGGACGACACCGACGCGACGCCGGCCGGGCGGATCCGGGGCGCGCGTCGCCTGCTCACCACCGCCGCCGTGATCATGAGCATCTTCCTGGTGACCAGCAGCATCGTCACCACCGTGCTCATCCCAGCCGACGCCTTCAAGCCGGGCGGGCCGGCGAACGGGCGGGCCCTGGCGTACCTGGCGCACCAGCACCTCGGTGGGGTGTTCGGCACCGTCTACGACCTGTCCACCATCGCGATCCTGTGGTTCGCCGGCGCCTCGGCGATGGCCGGCCTGCTCAACCTGGTCCCGCGCTACCTGCCCCGCTATGGCATGGCGCCCACGTGGGCCCGCGCGGTGCGACCGCTGGTGCTGGTGTTCACCGCGGTGGCGTTCCTGATCACGGTGATCTTCAACGCCAGCGTCGACGCCCAGGGCGGCGCCTACGCCACCGGCGTGCTGGTGCTGATCACGTCGGCGGCGACCGCGGTGACGCTCTCCGCCCGACACCGGCGCCAGCACGGTCGTACGGTGGCGTTTGGGATCATCGCGGTGATCTTCGTCTACACCACGATCGCGAACGTGGTGGAGCGGCCCGACGGTGTGAAGATCGCCGCCGCATTCATCGCCGGCATCATCGCGGTGTCCCTGCTTTCCCGGCTGTTCCGGGCGTTCGAGCTGCGGGTCGAGGCGGTCGAACTGGACGCGACGGCCCGGCGGTTCGTCGTCGACTGCGCCCGGCGGCGCATCCGGCTGATCGCGCACGAGTCGAGCACGGGGAATCCGGCCGAGTATCGCGACAAACTGGCCCAGATCGTGAAGGACAATGACTTTCCGGCCGACAGTGACGTCATCTTCGTCGAGGTCACCGTCACCGATCCGTCGGATTTCGAGACCGAGTTGCACGTCAGCGGGGCGATCGTGCATGGCAGGTACCGGGTGCTCCGGTTGGCCAGTTCCTCCGTGCCCAACGCCCTCGCCGCGCTCCTGCTACACATCCGCGACCTGACCCATCGCCGCCCCCACATCTACTTCGAGTGGACCGAGGGCAACCCTGCCGGCAATTTCCTGCGCTACCTGGTCTTCGGTCAGGGTGAGATCGCCCCCGTCACCCGGGAGATCCTGCGTCGGCAGGAACCCGACCCGACTCGGCGGCCGCACGTGCACACCGGCTGA